The following coding sequences are from one Ursus arctos isolate Adak ecotype North America unplaced genomic scaffold, UrsArc2.0 scaffold_23, whole genome shotgun sequence window:
- the DGKZ gene encoding diacylglycerol kinase zeta isoform X10, with amino-acid sequence MKPWPTCSPLRFVLFWAGSSKQVKTLGEWRPCLTSPQAGLPSSCPHLLPSDLRAVGAEQPEVASDQYPPGEAAPGPCCGPAGNGATVHHSQPSLTRGSCRVLLTAGNENPGCIPWGVLCEHLWGPRLARGAEGIFYSMNRYPGDSGCQALFFMWWVVATPGSPASLSGFALPPWAKTNRRRWHDPHGLVSAAGVSPAMPLPSARKAITKSGLQHLAPPPPTPGALCSEPERQVRSTVDWSESATYGEHIWFETNVSGDFCYVGEQYCVAKMLQKSVSRRKCAACKIVVHTPCIEQLEKINFRCKPSFRESGSRNIREPTFVRHHWVHRRRQDGKCRHCGKGFQQKFTFHSKEIVAISCSWCKQAYHSKVSCFMLQQIEEPCSLGVHAAVVIPPTWILRARRPQNTLKASKKKKRASFKRKSSKKGPEEGRWRPFIIRPTPSPLMKPLLVFVNPKSGGNQGAKIIQSFLWYLNPRQVFDLSQGGPKEALEMYRKVHNLRILACGGDGTVGWILSTLDQLRLKPPPPVAILPLGTGNDLARTLNWGGGYTDEPVSKILSHVEEGNVVQLDRWDLRAEPNPDAGPEEREEGATDRLPLDVFNNYFSLGFDAHVTLEFHESREANPEKFNSRFRNKMFYAGTAFSDFLMGSSKDLAKHIRVVCDGTDLTPKIQDLKPQCIVFLNIPRYCAGTMPWGHPGEHHDFEPQRHDDGYLEVIGFTMTSLAALQVGGHGERLTQCREVVLTTSKAIPVQVDGEPCKLAASRIRIALRNQATMVQKAKRRSTAPLHSDQQPVPEQLRIQVSRVSMHDYEALHYDKEQLKEASVPLGTVVVPGDSDLELCRAHIERLQQEPEGAGAKSPTCQKLSPKWCFLDATTASRFYRIDRAQEHLNYVTEIAQDEIYILDPELLGASARPDLPTPTSPLPPSPCSPTLRSLPGDAPPPKGEELIEAAKRNNFRKLQELHRAGGDLMHRDEQSRTLLHHAVSTGSKEVVRYLLDHAPPEILDAVEENGETCLHQAAALGQRTICHYIVEAGASLMKTDQQGDTPRQRAEKAQDTELAAYLENRQHYQMIQREDQETAV; translated from the exons ATGAAGCCCTGGCCCACCTGCTCCCCGCTacgctttgttttgttttgggcaGGCTCCTCTAAGCAAGTAAAGACCTTGGGAGAGTGGAGACCCTGTCTCACCAGCCCCCAGGCAGGCCTCCCTTCCAGctgtccccacctccttccctctgacCTTCGGGCTGTGGGAGCAGAGCAGCCAGAGGTGGCTTCTGACCAGTATCCCCCTGGGGAGGCTGCTCCAGGCCCTTGCTGTGGGCCTGCTGGAAATGGGGCCACTGTGCACCATTCCCAGCCTTCCCTGACGAGGGGGTCATGTAGGGTCCTGCTCACAGCCGGGAATGAGAACCCTGGCTGCATCCCATGGGGTGTCCTGTGTGAGCACCTCTGGGGGCCACGCCTGGCACGAGGGGCAGAGGGCATCTTTTACAGCATGAACAGATACCCAGGTGACTCTGGCTGCCAGGCTCTATTCTTCATGTGGTGGGTAGTGGCCACCCCAGGTTCTCCTGCTTCCCTTTCTGGGTTCGCACTCCCGCCGTGGGCAAAGACAAACCGCAGGAGATGGCACGATCCACATGGCCTTGTGTCTGCTGCAGGTGTAAGCCCTGCCATGCCCCTACCCTCTGCCAG GAAAGCCATCACCAAGTCGGGCCTCCAGCACCTGgccccccctccacccactcccGGGGCCCTGTGCAGTGAGCCAGAGCGGCAGGTCCGGAGCACTGTGGACTGGAGC GAGTCCGCGACGTATGGGGAACACATCTGGTTCGAGACCAACGTGTCCGGGGACTTCTGCTATGTTGGGGAGCAGTACTGTGTAGCTAAGATGCTG CAGAAATCCGTGTCCCGGAGAAAGTGTGCAGCCTGCAAGATCGTGGTGCACACTCCCTGCATCGAACAGCTGGAGAAG ATAAATTTCCGCTGTAAGCCGTCCTTCCGTGAATCAGGCTCCAGGAACATCCGTGAG ccaaCCTTCGTGCGGCACCACTGGGTACACCGGCGGCGCCAGGATGGCAAGTGTCGGCACTGTGGGAAG GGCTTCCAGCAGAAGTTCACCTTCCACAGCAAGGAGATTGTGGCCATCAGCTGCTCCTGGTGCAAGCAGGCA TACCACAGCAAGGTGTCCTGCTTCATGCTGCAGCAGATAGAGGAGCCGTGCTCCCTGGGGGTCCATGCTGCTGTGGTCATCCCACCCACCTGGATCCTCCGTGCCCGCAGGCCCCAG AATACCCTCAAGgcaagcaagaagaaaaagagagcatcCTTCAAGAGGAAATCTAGCAAGAAAGGGCCAGAG GAGGGCCGCTGGAGACCCTTCATCATCAGGCCCACGCCATCCCCCCTCATGAAGCCCCTGCTGGTGTTTGTGAACCCCAAGAGTGGGGGCAACCAG GGCGCTAAGATCATCCAGTCCTTCCTGTGGTATCTCAACCCCCGACAAGTCTTTGACCTGAGCCAGGGAGGGCCCAAGGAGGC GCTGGAGATGTACCGCAAAGTGCACAACCTGCGGATCCTGGCGTGTGGCGGTGACGGCACG GTCGGCTGGATCCTTTCCACTCTGGACCAGCTGCGCTTAAAGCCGCCGCCGCCCGTTGCCATTCTGCCACTGGGCACTGGCAATGACTTGGCCCGTACCCTCAACTGGGGTGGG GGCTACACGGATGAGCCCGTGTCCAAGATCCTCTCCCATGTAGAGGAGGGGAATGTGGTGCAGCTAGACCGCTGGGACCTCCGTGCCGAGCCCAACCCCGACGCGGGGCCAGAGGAGCGCGAGGAGGGCGCCACTGACCGG CTGCCCCTGGACGTCTTCAACAACTACTTCAGCCTGGGCTTTGATGCCCACGTCACCCTGGAGTTTCATGAGTCTCGAG AGGCCAACCCAGAGAAATTCAACAGCCGTTTCCGGAATAAGATGTTCTATGCCGGG ACAGCCTTCTCTGACTTCCTGATGGGCAGTTCTAAGGACTTGGCCAAGCACATCCGAGTGGTG TGTGACGGAACTGACCTGACCCCCAAGATTCAGGACCTGAAACCCCAGTGCATTGTTTTCCTGAATATCcccag GTACTGCGCAGGCACCATGCCCTGGGGCCACCCTGGGGAGCACCACGACTTTGAGCCCCAGCGGCACGACGATGGCTACCTCGAGGTCATTGGCTTTACCATGACGTCCCTG GCGGCACTGCAGGTGGGCGGGCACGGCGAGCGGTTGACGCAGTGCCGAGAGGTGGTGCTCACCACGTCCAAGGCCATCCCAGTGCAGGTGGATGGCGAGCCCTGCAAGCTCGCAGCCTCGCGCATCCGCATCGCCCTGCGCAACCAGGCCACCATGGTGCAGAAGGCCAAGCGGCGCAGCACCGCCCCCCTGCATAGCGA CCAGCAGCCCGTGCCCGAGCAGCTGCGGATCCAGGTGAGCAGGGTCAGCATGCACGACTACGAGGCCCTGCATTACGACAAGGAGCAGCTCAAGGAGGCCT CTGTGCCACTGGGCACCGTGGTGGTCCCCGGTGACAGCGACCTAGAACTCTGCCGTGCCCACATCGAGAGGCTCCAGCAG GAGCCCGAAGGTGCTGGAGCCAAGTCCCCCACCTGCCAGAAACTGTCCCCCAAGTGGTGTTTCCTAGACG CCACCACTGCCAGCCGCTTCTACAGGATCGACCGGGCTCAG GAACACCTCAACTATGTGACTGAGATTGCACAGGACGAGATTTATATCTTGGACCCTGAGCTGCTGGGGGCATCGGCCCGGCCTGACCTCCCAacccccacttcccctctccccccctccccctgctcacccacACTCCG GTCACTGCCAGGGGACGCACCGCCCCCTAAAG GTGAAGAGCTGATTGAGGCTGCCAAGAGGAACAACTTCCGTAAG cTCCAGGAGCTGCACCGAGCTGGGGGTGACCTCATGCACCGGGACGAGCAGAGCCGCACGCTCCTGCACCATGCCGTCAGTACGGGTAGCAAGGAGGTGGTCCGCTATCTGCTGGACCACG cccccccAGAGATCCTTGACGCTGTGGAGGAGAA CGGGGAGACCTGTCTGCACCAGGCGGCCGCCCTGGGCCAGCGCACCATCTGCCACTACATCGTGGAGGCGGGGGCGTCTCTCATGAAGACAGACCAGCAG GGCGACACTCCGCGGCAGCGGGCCGAGAAGGCCCAGGACACGGAGCTCGCTGCCTACCTGGAGAACCGGCAGCACTACCAGATGATCCAGCGGGAGGACCAGGAGACAGCCGTGTAG
- the DGKZ gene encoding diacylglycerol kinase zeta isoform X4, with protein METFFRRRFQRKAPGPGEGQRRPSSVGLPTGKARRRSPAGQASSSLAQRRRSSAQLQGCLLSCGVGARGSSRRRSSTVPPACNPRFIVDEVPTPQPAAVGPQLLGTPLLVAGLIGMHEESSAQEEDVTIAALRATQPGTKRPGPSSHQGTLVPMLRCLRRRRASSHLLPADVVYDRALWGLHGYYRRLSQQRPPGQHPSPGGRRASGTAAGALMPARVRPLSRRRQVALRRKSAGPQTWSALLAKAITKSGLQHLAPPPPTPGALCSEPERQVRSTVDWSESATYGEHIWFETNVSGDFCYVGEQYCVAKMLKSVSRRKCAACKIVVHTPCIEQLEKINFRCKPSFRESGSRNIREPTFVRHHWVHRRRQDGKCRHCGKGFQQKFTFHSKEIVAISCSWCKQAYHSKVSCFMLQQIEEPCSLGVHAAVVIPPTWILRARRPQNTLKASKKKKRASFKRKSSKKGPEEGRWRPFIIRPTPSPLMKPLLVFVNPKSGGNQGAKIIQSFLWYLNPRQVFDLSQGGPKEALEMYRKVHNLRILACGGDGTVGWILSTLDQLRLKPPPPVAILPLGTGNDLARTLNWGGGYTDEPVSKILSHVEEGNVVQLDRWDLRAEPNPDAGPEEREEGATDRLPLDVFNNYFSLGFDAHVTLEFHESREANPEKFNSRFRNKMFYAGTAFSDFLMGSSKDLAKHIRVVCDGTDLTPKIQDLKPQCIVFLNIPRYCAGTMPWGHPGEHHDFEPQRHDDGYLEVIGFTMTSLAALQVGGHGERLTQCREVVLTTSKAIPVQVDGEPCKLAASRIRIALRNQATMVQKAKRRSTAPLHSDQQPVPEQLRIQVSRVSMHDYEALHYDKEQLKEASVPLGTVVVPGDSDLELCRAHIERLQQEPEGAGAKSPTCQKLSPKWCFLDATTASRFYRIDRAQEHLNYVTEIAQDEIYILDPELLGASARPDLPTPTSPLPPSPCSPTLRSLPGDAPPPKGEELIEAAKRNNFRKLQELHRAGGDLMHRDEQSRTLLHHAVSTGSKEVVRYLLDHAPPEILDAVEENGETCLHQAAALGQRTICHYIVEAGASLMKTDQQGDTPRQRAEKAQDTELAAYLENRQHYQMIQREDQETAV; from the exons ATGGAGACCTTCTTTAGGAGACGCTTCCAGCGGAAGGCGCCAGGCCCCGGGGAGGGGCAGCGGCGGCCCAGCAGTGTGGGGCTGCCCACAGGCAAGGCCCGGCGCCGCTCCCCTGCCGGGCAGGCCTCCTCCTCACTGGCACAGCGGCGCCGCTCCAGTGCACAGCTCCAGGGCTGCCTCCTGAGCTGCGGGGTGGGGGCCCGGGGCTCCAGCCGCCGGCGCTCCAGCACTGTGCCCCCAGCCTGCAACCCCCGCTTCATCGTGGATGAGgtgcccaccccccagcctgcCGCTGTTGGGCCGCAGCTTTTGGGCACGCCCCTGCTGGTGGCTGGGCTCATAGGCATGCATGAGGAGTCGTCCGCTCAGGAGGAGGACGTGACCATTGCGGCATTGAGAGCCACCCAGCCAGGCACCAAGAGACCAGGGCCCTCCTCACACCAGGGCACCCTCGTGCCCATGCTTCGCTGCCTGCGCCGGCGCCGAgcctcctcccacctgctccccgCTGACGTGGTGTATGACCGTGCCCTCTGGGGCCTACACGGTTACTATCGGCGCCTCAGCCAGCAGCGGCCTCCAGGCCAGcaccccagccctgggggccGAAGAGCCTCAGGCACCGCAGCTGGCGCTCTGATGCCCGCCCGCGTGCGCCCGCTGTCCCGCAGGCGTCAGGTAGCCCTACGGCGCAAGTCGGCAGGACCCCAGACCTGGAGTGCCCTGCTTGC GAAAGCCATCACCAAGTCGGGCCTCCAGCACCTGgccccccctccacccactcccGGGGCCCTGTGCAGTGAGCCAGAGCGGCAGGTCCGGAGCACTGTGGACTGGAGC GAGTCCGCGACGTATGGGGAACACATCTGGTTCGAGACCAACGTGTCCGGGGACTTCTGCTATGTTGGGGAGCAGTACTGTGTAGCTAAGATGCTG AAATCCGTGTCCCGGAGAAAGTGTGCAGCCTGCAAGATCGTGGTGCACACTCCCTGCATCGAACAGCTGGAGAAG ATAAATTTCCGCTGTAAGCCGTCCTTCCGTGAATCAGGCTCCAGGAACATCCGTGAG ccaaCCTTCGTGCGGCACCACTGGGTACACCGGCGGCGCCAGGATGGCAAGTGTCGGCACTGTGGGAAG GGCTTCCAGCAGAAGTTCACCTTCCACAGCAAGGAGATTGTGGCCATCAGCTGCTCCTGGTGCAAGCAGGCA TACCACAGCAAGGTGTCCTGCTTCATGCTGCAGCAGATAGAGGAGCCGTGCTCCCTGGGGGTCCATGCTGCTGTGGTCATCCCACCCACCTGGATCCTCCGTGCCCGCAGGCCCCAG AATACCCTCAAGgcaagcaagaagaaaaagagagcatcCTTCAAGAGGAAATCTAGCAAGAAAGGGCCAGAG GAGGGCCGCTGGAGACCCTTCATCATCAGGCCCACGCCATCCCCCCTCATGAAGCCCCTGCTGGTGTTTGTGAACCCCAAGAGTGGGGGCAACCAG GGCGCTAAGATCATCCAGTCCTTCCTGTGGTATCTCAACCCCCGACAAGTCTTTGACCTGAGCCAGGGAGGGCCCAAGGAGGC GCTGGAGATGTACCGCAAAGTGCACAACCTGCGGATCCTGGCGTGTGGCGGTGACGGCACG GTCGGCTGGATCCTTTCCACTCTGGACCAGCTGCGCTTAAAGCCGCCGCCGCCCGTTGCCATTCTGCCACTGGGCACTGGCAATGACTTGGCCCGTACCCTCAACTGGGGTGGG GGCTACACGGATGAGCCCGTGTCCAAGATCCTCTCCCATGTAGAGGAGGGGAATGTGGTGCAGCTAGACCGCTGGGACCTCCGTGCCGAGCCCAACCCCGACGCGGGGCCAGAGGAGCGCGAGGAGGGCGCCACTGACCGG CTGCCCCTGGACGTCTTCAACAACTACTTCAGCCTGGGCTTTGATGCCCACGTCACCCTGGAGTTTCATGAGTCTCGAG AGGCCAACCCAGAGAAATTCAACAGCCGTTTCCGGAATAAGATGTTCTATGCCGGG ACAGCCTTCTCTGACTTCCTGATGGGCAGTTCTAAGGACTTGGCCAAGCACATCCGAGTGGTG TGTGACGGAACTGACCTGACCCCCAAGATTCAGGACCTGAAACCCCAGTGCATTGTTTTCCTGAATATCcccag GTACTGCGCAGGCACCATGCCCTGGGGCCACCCTGGGGAGCACCACGACTTTGAGCCCCAGCGGCACGACGATGGCTACCTCGAGGTCATTGGCTTTACCATGACGTCCCTG GCGGCACTGCAGGTGGGCGGGCACGGCGAGCGGTTGACGCAGTGCCGAGAGGTGGTGCTCACCACGTCCAAGGCCATCCCAGTGCAGGTGGATGGCGAGCCCTGCAAGCTCGCAGCCTCGCGCATCCGCATCGCCCTGCGCAACCAGGCCACCATGGTGCAGAAGGCCAAGCGGCGCAGCACCGCCCCCCTGCATAGCGA CCAGCAGCCCGTGCCCGAGCAGCTGCGGATCCAGGTGAGCAGGGTCAGCATGCACGACTACGAGGCCCTGCATTACGACAAGGAGCAGCTCAAGGAGGCCT CTGTGCCACTGGGCACCGTGGTGGTCCCCGGTGACAGCGACCTAGAACTCTGCCGTGCCCACATCGAGAGGCTCCAGCAG GAGCCCGAAGGTGCTGGAGCCAAGTCCCCCACCTGCCAGAAACTGTCCCCCAAGTGGTGTTTCCTAGACG CCACCACTGCCAGCCGCTTCTACAGGATCGACCGGGCTCAG GAACACCTCAACTATGTGACTGAGATTGCACAGGACGAGATTTATATCTTGGACCCTGAGCTGCTGGGGGCATCGGCCCGGCCTGACCTCCCAacccccacttcccctctccccccctccccctgctcacccacACTCCG GTCACTGCCAGGGGACGCACCGCCCCCTAAAG GTGAAGAGCTGATTGAGGCTGCCAAGAGGAACAACTTCCGTAAG cTCCAGGAGCTGCACCGAGCTGGGGGTGACCTCATGCACCGGGACGAGCAGAGCCGCACGCTCCTGCACCATGCCGTCAGTACGGGTAGCAAGGAGGTGGTCCGCTATCTGCTGGACCACG cccccccAGAGATCCTTGACGCTGTGGAGGAGAA CGGGGAGACCTGTCTGCACCAGGCGGCCGCCCTGGGCCAGCGCACCATCTGCCACTACATCGTGGAGGCGGGGGCGTCTCTCATGAAGACAGACCAGCAG GGCGACACTCCGCGGCAGCGGGCCGAGAAGGCCCAGGACACGGAGCTCGCTGCCTACCTGGAGAACCGGCAGCACTACCAGATGATCCAGCGGGAGGACCAGGAGACAGCCGTGTAG
- the DGKZ gene encoding diacylglycerol kinase zeta isoform X3, with the protein METFFRRRFQRKAPGPGEGQRRPSSVGLPTGKARRRSPAGQASSSLAQRRRSSAQLQGCLLSCGVGARGSSRRRSSTVPPACNPRFIVDEVPTPQPAAVGPQLLGTPLLVAGLIGMHEESSAQEEDVTIAALRATQPGTKRPGPSSHQGTLVPMLRCLRRRRASSHLLPADVVYDRALWGLHGYYRRLSQQRPPGQHPSPGGRRASGTAAGALMPARVRPLSRRRQVALRRKSAGPQTWSALLAKAITKSGLQHLAPPPPTPGALCSEPERQVRSTVDWSESATYGEHIWFETNVSGDFCYVGEQYCVAKMLQKSVSRRKCAACKIVVHTPCIEQLEKINFRCKPSFRESGSRNIREPTFVRHHWVHRRRQDGKCRHCGKGFQQKFTFHSKEIVAISCSWCKQAYHSKVSCFMLQQIEEPCSLGVHAAVVIPPTWILRARRPQNTLKASKKKKRASFKRKSSKKGPEEGRWRPFIIRPTPSPLMKPLLVFVNPKSGGNQGAKIIQSFLWYLNPRQVFDLSQGGPKEALEMYRKVHNLRILACGGDGTVGWILSTLDQLRLKPPPPVAILPLGTGNDLARTLNWGGGYTDEPVSKILSHVEEGNVVQLDRWDLRAEPNPDAGPEEREEGATDRLPLDVFNNYFSLGFDAHVTLEFHESREANPEKFNSRFRNKMFYAGTAFSDFLMGSSKDLAKHIRVVCDGTDLTPKIQDLKPQCIVFLNIPRYCAGTMPWGHPGEHHDFEPQRHDDGYLEVIGFTMTSLAALQVGGHGERLTQCREVVLTTSKAIPVQVDGEPCKLAASRIRIALRNQATMVQKAKRRSTAPLHSDQQPVPEQLRIQVSRVSMHDYEALHYDKEQLKEASVPLGTVVVPGDSDLELCRAHIERLQQEPEGAGAKSPTCQKLSPKWCFLDATTASRFYRIDRAQEHLNYVTEIAQDEIYILDPELLGASARPDLPTPTSPLPPSPCSPTLRSLPGDAPPPKGEELIEAAKRNNFRKLQELHRAGGDLMHRDEQSRTLLHHAVSTGSKEVVRYLLDHAPPEILDAVEENGETCLHQAAALGQRTICHYIVEAGASLMKTDQQGDTPRQRAEKAQDTELAAYLENRQHYQMIQREDQETAV; encoded by the exons ATGGAGACCTTCTTTAGGAGACGCTTCCAGCGGAAGGCGCCAGGCCCCGGGGAGGGGCAGCGGCGGCCCAGCAGTGTGGGGCTGCCCACAGGCAAGGCCCGGCGCCGCTCCCCTGCCGGGCAGGCCTCCTCCTCACTGGCACAGCGGCGCCGCTCCAGTGCACAGCTCCAGGGCTGCCTCCTGAGCTGCGGGGTGGGGGCCCGGGGCTCCAGCCGCCGGCGCTCCAGCACTGTGCCCCCAGCCTGCAACCCCCGCTTCATCGTGGATGAGgtgcccaccccccagcctgcCGCTGTTGGGCCGCAGCTTTTGGGCACGCCCCTGCTGGTGGCTGGGCTCATAGGCATGCATGAGGAGTCGTCCGCTCAGGAGGAGGACGTGACCATTGCGGCATTGAGAGCCACCCAGCCAGGCACCAAGAGACCAGGGCCCTCCTCACACCAGGGCACCCTCGTGCCCATGCTTCGCTGCCTGCGCCGGCGCCGAgcctcctcccacctgctccccgCTGACGTGGTGTATGACCGTGCCCTCTGGGGCCTACACGGTTACTATCGGCGCCTCAGCCAGCAGCGGCCTCCAGGCCAGcaccccagccctgggggccGAAGAGCCTCAGGCACCGCAGCTGGCGCTCTGATGCCCGCCCGCGTGCGCCCGCTGTCCCGCAGGCGTCAGGTAGCCCTACGGCGCAAGTCGGCAGGACCCCAGACCTGGAGTGCCCTGCTTGC GAAAGCCATCACCAAGTCGGGCCTCCAGCACCTGgccccccctccacccactcccGGGGCCCTGTGCAGTGAGCCAGAGCGGCAGGTCCGGAGCACTGTGGACTGGAGC GAGTCCGCGACGTATGGGGAACACATCTGGTTCGAGACCAACGTGTCCGGGGACTTCTGCTATGTTGGGGAGCAGTACTGTGTAGCTAAGATGCTG CAGAAATCCGTGTCCCGGAGAAAGTGTGCAGCCTGCAAGATCGTGGTGCACACTCCCTGCATCGAACAGCTGGAGAAG ATAAATTTCCGCTGTAAGCCGTCCTTCCGTGAATCAGGCTCCAGGAACATCCGTGAG ccaaCCTTCGTGCGGCACCACTGGGTACACCGGCGGCGCCAGGATGGCAAGTGTCGGCACTGTGGGAAG GGCTTCCAGCAGAAGTTCACCTTCCACAGCAAGGAGATTGTGGCCATCAGCTGCTCCTGGTGCAAGCAGGCA TACCACAGCAAGGTGTCCTGCTTCATGCTGCAGCAGATAGAGGAGCCGTGCTCCCTGGGGGTCCATGCTGCTGTGGTCATCCCACCCACCTGGATCCTCCGTGCCCGCAGGCCCCAG AATACCCTCAAGgcaagcaagaagaaaaagagagcatcCTTCAAGAGGAAATCTAGCAAGAAAGGGCCAGAG GAGGGCCGCTGGAGACCCTTCATCATCAGGCCCACGCCATCCCCCCTCATGAAGCCCCTGCTGGTGTTTGTGAACCCCAAGAGTGGGGGCAACCAG GGCGCTAAGATCATCCAGTCCTTCCTGTGGTATCTCAACCCCCGACAAGTCTTTGACCTGAGCCAGGGAGGGCCCAAGGAGGC GCTGGAGATGTACCGCAAAGTGCACAACCTGCGGATCCTGGCGTGTGGCGGTGACGGCACG GTCGGCTGGATCCTTTCCACTCTGGACCAGCTGCGCTTAAAGCCGCCGCCGCCCGTTGCCATTCTGCCACTGGGCACTGGCAATGACTTGGCCCGTACCCTCAACTGGGGTGGG GGCTACACGGATGAGCCCGTGTCCAAGATCCTCTCCCATGTAGAGGAGGGGAATGTGGTGCAGCTAGACCGCTGGGACCTCCGTGCCGAGCCCAACCCCGACGCGGGGCCAGAGGAGCGCGAGGAGGGCGCCACTGACCGG CTGCCCCTGGACGTCTTCAACAACTACTTCAGCCTGGGCTTTGATGCCCACGTCACCCTGGAGTTTCATGAGTCTCGAG AGGCCAACCCAGAGAAATTCAACAGCCGTTTCCGGAATAAGATGTTCTATGCCGGG ACAGCCTTCTCTGACTTCCTGATGGGCAGTTCTAAGGACTTGGCCAAGCACATCCGAGTGGTG TGTGACGGAACTGACCTGACCCCCAAGATTCAGGACCTGAAACCCCAGTGCATTGTTTTCCTGAATATCcccag GTACTGCGCAGGCACCATGCCCTGGGGCCACCCTGGGGAGCACCACGACTTTGAGCCCCAGCGGCACGACGATGGCTACCTCGAGGTCATTGGCTTTACCATGACGTCCCTG GCGGCACTGCAGGTGGGCGGGCACGGCGAGCGGTTGACGCAGTGCCGAGAGGTGGTGCTCACCACGTCCAAGGCCATCCCAGTGCAGGTGGATGGCGAGCCCTGCAAGCTCGCAGCCTCGCGCATCCGCATCGCCCTGCGCAACCAGGCCACCATGGTGCAGAAGGCCAAGCGGCGCAGCACCGCCCCCCTGCATAGCGA CCAGCAGCCCGTGCCCGAGCAGCTGCGGATCCAGGTGAGCAGGGTCAGCATGCACGACTACGAGGCCCTGCATTACGACAAGGAGCAGCTCAAGGAGGCCT CTGTGCCACTGGGCACCGTGGTGGTCCCCGGTGACAGCGACCTAGAACTCTGCCGTGCCCACATCGAGAGGCTCCAGCAG GAGCCCGAAGGTGCTGGAGCCAAGTCCCCCACCTGCCAGAAACTGTCCCCCAAGTGGTGTTTCCTAGACG CCACCACTGCCAGCCGCTTCTACAGGATCGACCGGGCTCAG GAACACCTCAACTATGTGACTGAGATTGCACAGGACGAGATTTATATCTTGGACCCTGAGCTGCTGGGGGCATCGGCCCGGCCTGACCTCCCAacccccacttcccctctccccccctccccctgctcacccacACTCCG GTCACTGCCAGGGGACGCACCGCCCCCTAAAG GTGAAGAGCTGATTGAGGCTGCCAAGAGGAACAACTTCCGTAAG cTCCAGGAGCTGCACCGAGCTGGGGGTGACCTCATGCACCGGGACGAGCAGAGCCGCACGCTCCTGCACCATGCCGTCAGTACGGGTAGCAAGGAGGTGGTCCGCTATCTGCTGGACCACG cccccccAGAGATCCTTGACGCTGTGGAGGAGAA CGGGGAGACCTGTCTGCACCAGGCGGCCGCCCTGGGCCAGCGCACCATCTGCCACTACATCGTGGAGGCGGGGGCGTCTCTCATGAAGACAGACCAGCAG GGCGACACTCCGCGGCAGCGGGCCGAGAAGGCCCAGGACACGGAGCTCGCTGCCTACCTGGAGAACCGGCAGCACTACCAGATGATCCAGCGGGAGGACCAGGAGACAGCCGTGTAG